ATCAGGCACATTCAAATCAATGTCCAACGGTGGTCGTCTCTGCCTTCCATCTGCCACATCAGATATTGCAGTGGTTAGTGCACCAAGAGGCATTTCCGTTACTTTCCTGGGCTCGGCTGGTCGGAACGCACTAGTGGCAGCTGATCCCTTCCAACCAAGTTCCCCTTTACTTCTCAATAAATCTTCAGGTGGCAGGAAAGGTCCCTTTGCAGCAGCAGTCACAGTGACTGAGGCAGGAATACCACAAGACACAGATGAAGCAGGAAAAGGCACAGGACTGATCAATCGAACAGAAGGTGCACAACCAGAAGAGGTGATGCTGTTGAACTCACCACAGTTTCCATCATCAGCATTTAATCCTTCGTTTAAATCAAACTCAACCTTTGCATCTGCATCTGACAAAGCAGCAACAGACATGGAAGAAGCATCTGCAGTGGTAGAGGTGCACTCCTCAGCCTCTTCTGCCTCCATGGCAGTCAGTTTTGATCCTTTAGAATCCAGATGCTTATCCATTTCTTGCGAGCAAAAGCTAGGTGAAGCTTTGTGAAGCATCTGTCCCACATCTTGGTCATGAACCTGTTTTATTTCTGAATTCTGctccacatgttcagcatcaaaACCAGGCGGACTAGTACATAAACCTCTATTCTCAGACTTCATCAAAGTATCACTTTCACCCCCAACTCTTTGCTTTTTGGACTGACTAGCATGGTTCTCAGAAGCCATATCATCAGTTTTTTCATATTCCTGTACATTGTGGTCATCAGGAACCTTATCAACACCACAAGAATGAATTGCATTCTCTTTTGTTCCTCTTGCTGAATCAGATTGCTCAAGAATAGCAGGAGGCTTCTGAGCTGTCTGTTTGCCACCACTTGATCCCTCAGCAGTACATTTATTGCTATTTACATCCACAGAGGGACATGACAATTTTTCAATTGTTTCCACCTTAACTCCAACACCACCACTGACCTTAATACCAAGAACTTCACTAGTAATTTCTCCCTGGACAGAATCCTCCTGCATCTTCTCGCTACTGTCACCATCTCTAGCTTCTTGCACAGTGCTTTCAGGAAGACCACCCAATTTAGTAGAAATAggattttcatataattttccTTTGATTTCTAAATTAGATTCAGTAACCTGTTGACAATCCATACTACATGCATTAAGCAGCCCTCTTGAAGCTTTCCCTTCAGATGCACGAAAATCAGCATTACCATCATACATCCTTGAATCACCTGATATAGAACCCTGATTCCGTTGCTCAGTACCGAGACCAGTATTGGATTGGCATTCATCCTGGACAAGATTTTCTTCAGAGGACTTGACTACACCATTGGCTGTGCATGACAGTTCAGCAGTAGCAGTGTTTCTTTCTGGAGATCCAGCTGCCGTTAACAACTCAGATTTCGAGATCTCTCCAGCAGCCACACTAGCAAGAAGATTCATACCAATATCATCAGCTTCAGAGTACTTAACACCTTCAATTAAAGCATTTATGGAGCTGTAAGAAGCATCCTGCAAATTCCTATCTTTGTTTTCATTTCCAGACGATGATGAAGCAGTTTTTGATACTTCTAATGTTTTCTTACAATCATCACCAGTCCTACAGCGCTCTACATCAGTAACTGCAGTAGGCGACCCATCACCCTCGTCAGAGCCAGTCAATACATCTTTGAAGTCATTACTCTGCCAAGATTCAGTATGAATATCTGAGCCAATATTGGCTTGATGAAAGTCATTCTTTTCCTTCGAGCTGTGATCAAACTGATCTTGCTTCTCAGAAAGGACAGGAGAAGAGGCTCGACTATTCATGATTGCAGGATCCTCAAAAGAACCGACATTGGCCCTTTGTGCAGGACCTCTACCATGGTTTGAAATTTTAACAATGAGCTTGGGAGTATTCCCCTCAATAGAGGTTTCATCAAGTGTTTTTACCATTAATCGAGATTGAGATATTTTCTCTGATGTAGAACTTTTGTGCAAGGAGGAATTCCTACATGATCCAGTTTCCCTTTTCCCTCCAGATGGAGCTGAACCTGAGAGTCCATTAGTAGACTTCCGATGCCGTGAAGAGCCACCTGATAACTTATTTGCACTCATTGCAGTAGAGCTTCTGGCATCTTCCTTTCCTGAAAGACCCGCAGTTTTAGCATGGTCACCAGAACAAGATTGACTGTTGTGAGATGGACTAGAACTACTACTTTTCTCATCCCTTGCATTTGTCATAGGATGATCAGAACCACCACTCATAGAACCAACACGGGGCTGTCCATCTTTTAAATTCGTAGTTGCAGATGCAGGCGAGAGTACTGATTTTGCAAGATCTGGAAATGCAGATGTTGATGCAGTTCTAGTAGTATTCTCTCCCAAGGCAATCTTCACAGAGGCAGTTTTCGACACAGAATGCTGTGTAACTGAACTCTTCATGgcaacatcagatgatgcaccTGAATTTCTATTCCCACCTTGACCAACATCAGGAAGACGTGGTTTGGCAGGCCAGGAGACAGTGGGACGATACTTCGCATCATTACTTTTCATTTCAGCTTCAACGCGTTTCTTCCATGTGTCAACTAAacctcttgctttcttctgaaTTTCAGTGTTTTTATGAGTTCGCAAATGATTCACAGATTTACCGATGTTGCACATCTTCAGAGCCTGAAGATTCACTGGAAGCTTATAAAGTGCTCGAAGTAATACCAAGAGAAACTCCTCAACAGATTTATCACCTTCTCTAGACCCAATACCATCACCAATCTTCCCTTTATGGACCTCTTGGAGCCATTCATCAAATACAGGCAAACCCCTCAGCTGCACAAACTGACTAAGACAATTAACTTTATCTGTTGCTGCAATAACAGCTGCAAGCAGTGACCGGCAAGCTAAATCTATCTGCTTCTCAATTTTATCAGGAACCATCAGCTGCACTAACTTTTCAACTCCTTCACTATCAACAAGCCCTCCATTTTCTGTAATTTTGGATATCTCGGTCTTCAAAATATTATCAGGCCTAAAATTACCAGAATCTCCATCCTCAACTTTTCCTGAACGTTCTCGCTTGACAGGCTCGGAGCCTTGATCTACCCTCTCCCTTTTCCTCCCCTTAACATGAGAAGAAAAGGAAGCACTGTTCTGGACACCATCTGAAACAGATTTTAACTGTGATGTTGATGTTGGACTACTCATTGGCTTAGGAGATCGACCATCCGACTGCACTGTTGCATGCATTTCTACACAAGTCCTGTTTAATAGCTCATGTACTTCTTGGCAATCCTGGTAATTCAGGGACAAAGTAAGGGGAAAATATTAAACACCATAAATTTCTTATTACAGAGTGCAATATAAGACATCAGAAACTTACATTAATATGACCTTGATCATTTAACCACCATAAACACTTGTTCGCAACGTCATAAACCCTCCTACACACAAATGATGAAATCCCCGATGGAAGTTCAGCACCTTTTGGAAGAAATGCAACTTTACAAGGATGAAGCAGCAATTCAGCATTTATCTCATCCCTATGAAAGGAGTAGAAAATTTCGTTTGGAGCCGCCTCCAATGGAACACCCTTGCTAAGCTCTACTTCAATGGGTCGATAAAGCCAATTAACACCTAgtttcaatttatttgctttgCCGAGTGCCAGGCAATGAATAATTCCAATAAAAGGTGGACAACCTTGAGATGATTTGAAGAGAGCACATTCACCAATACTAATTTTGCGACCGTCCTACGATTCAAAACGAAAGAAAATCCTCAGTGATTCATTAATGTTCAATGAACATAACAGTCTGTGGATTGCATTTTGAATAATAAATGTTAAGCATTCCCATTGATTCATTGAACAACTATTCAACAACTGATCCCTTCAAAGAATATTCTTAAGTACACATTCTTATTTGACAGTAGAAGAAAAACAGTTTATtaaagaagaaacaagaaaatcACAATATAGTGAAAACTATATTTAGACTTACATAAATTTGTAGAGGGGAGGTTCATATAAGTTCTGTCAATAGTTAGAAagaaatcaatatttttaatgAATATTTCCACAGTCAAATATTTGGAGCACCAAAAGTTAGGGTGAAATAGAGAGCCCTACAACTAATCATTTCACATGGATTTAAATACCATTTACAATCTAATCATTCCATACGTAAAAGCAGCTTATTTGAATAGAGTATTATACAATCAAACTTGGCTCATCTGACGTGAGGAATTCACTTTAGAGATAAAAGAGCTGAATTATAACCATAAAATCAATGGTTGAGATTGTGATCAAATGCATGCTCATGCATAACAAATTATGAAATCCTTAAAAACTATGCCCTTGACTTTTCAATGTACAAATTATATTGTAGTACCATACTTTCCCATAAAAAATGCAACTGATGGACCTCACCATGGGTCTTCAATTTAGGTCTGCCACCGATGGAGTCCATTATGCAAGCCCCCAACAGAATGAACACATGGCAGTATGAGATTGGTAAAGTAAACATCAATATCATGTATATAAAGTGAATGGAGGGGGAGTTGGAGGAAGGCAATCATTCGGGTAGGTTTCGGGTGGCTATGCCATATGGCAGAGAAGGTTACCCGCTTGTTATGTTTTGTTTCATTTCTGTACTTTCCTGCTATTTTCTACTATAATCAGAGCTTGTTCTCTGAGCTTAATAATTCCAATAGTAAAATTCAGTTCCTATCAGCAACTCACTTTGGATAAAACTAAAAACCAATAGTTATTCCcttcattttaaaataattgtgaTCTAAGGTTTTGCAGGATGATTAAGAAAGTCGCAAAGAGCCAGTTTATATCAACTTTTCAACAAGCACtaataggaaaagaaaagttAAAATCATCTTGACATAGCTATAAGTCTTCCAAATAATAGCTTCTTACGGAAGTTGAAATTAACTTCTGTACTAAAAAAATTTAGAAA
This is a stretch of genomic DNA from Lotus japonicus ecotype B-129 chromosome 1, LjGifu_v1.2. It encodes these proteins:
- the LOC130734546 gene encoding uncharacterized protein LOC130734546; protein product: MWKASTRGDSIVNTGGSSSSSAASASTKAFYKDGRKISIGECALFKSSQGCPPFIGIIHCLALGKANKLKLGVNWLYRPIEVELSKGVPLEAAPNEIFYSFHRDEINAELLLHPCKVAFLPKGAELPSGISSFVCRRVYDVANKCLWWLNDQGHINDCQEVHELLNRTCVEMHATVQSDGRSPKPMSSPTSTSQLKSVSDGVQNSASFSSHVKGRKRERVDQGSEPVKRERSGKVEDGDSGNFRPDNILKTEISKITENGGLVDSEGVEKLVQLMVPDKIEKQIDLACRSLLAAVIAATDKVNCLSQFVQLRGLPVFDEWLQEVHKGKIGDGIGSREGDKSVEEFLLVLLRALYKLPVNLQALKMCNIGKSVNHLRTHKNTEIQKKARGLVDTWKKRVEAEMKSNDAKYRPTVSWPAKPRLPDVGQGGNRNSGASSDVAMKSSVTQHSVSKTASVKIALGENTTRTASTSAFPDLAKSVLSPASATTNLKDGQPRVGSMSGGSDHPMTNARDEKSSSSSPSHNSQSCSGDHAKTAGLSGKEDARSSTAMSANKLSGGSSRHRKSTNGLSGSAPSGGKRETGSCRNSSLHKSSTSEKISQSRLMVKTLDETSIEGNTPKLIVKISNHGRGPAQRANVGSFEDPAIMNSRASSPVLSEKQDQFDHSSKEKNDFHQANIGSDIHTESWQSNDFKDVLTGSDEGDGSPTAVTDVERCRTGDDCKKTLEVSKTASSSSGNENKDRNLQDASYSSINALIEGVKYSEADDIGMNLLASVAAGEISKSELLTAAGSPERNTATAELSCTANGVVKSSEENLVQDECQSNTGLGTEQRNQGSISGDSRMYDGNADFRASEGKASRGLLNACSMDCQQVTESNLEIKGKLYENPISTKLGGLPESTVQEARDGDSSEKMQEDSVQGEITSEVLGIKVSGGVGVKVETIEKLSCPSVDVNSNKCTAEGSSGGKQTAQKPPAILEQSDSARGTKENAIHSCGVDKVPDDHNVQEYEKTDDMASENHASQSKKQRVGGESDTLMKSENRGLCTSPPGFDAEHVEQNSEIKQVHDQDVGQMLHKASPSFCSQEMDKHLDSKGSKLTAMEAEEAEECTSTTADASSMSVAALSDADAKVEFDLNEGLNADDGNCGEFNSITSSGCAPSVRLISPVPFPASSVSCGIPASVTVTAAAKGPFLPPEDLLRSKGELGWKGSAATSAFRPAEPRKVTEMPLGALTTAISDVADGRQRRPPLDIDLNVPDERTPDDVSSQNCAHHTDAVSLAANGPDPVCNKMVSTVRYTGGMDLDLNQVDEASDVGYCSTSSGHKIDMRASLMPVKPSLVGPPNREMSVHRDFDLNNGPSLDEVTAEPSLLSQLARSSFPSQPPVSELSVSTAEPGNFSSWLPSNGNTYSAVTISSIMPDRGDQPFAIVAPNGSHRFLNPASGSNQFGPDVYRGPVFSSPAVSYPSAPFEYPVFPFNSSFPLPSASISAGSTAYVYPTSSNRLCFPAVSSQLMGHASTVSSHFPRPYVVGFPDGSNSSSAETSRKWPRQGLDLNAGPGGSDLEGRDEILPLPSRQLPVASSHALAEEHAGIQLAGSVCKRKESDGGWDGYKRSSCQ